The following proteins are encoded in a genomic region of Nitrospiraceae bacterium:
- a CDS encoding tetratricopeptide repeat protein has product MSRRGEILVLLLSLVFTSCSGDKPKELLETAELEERQHNIVHAKELYEDLIRLYPTSPQAEIARARLTSLSQGQ; this is encoded by the coding sequence ATGAGTCGACGCGGAGAGATCCTCGTCCTTCTGTTGAGTCTTGTCTTCACTTCCTGCAGCGGCGACAAACCCAAGGAACTGCTCGAAACAGCAGAGCTGGAAGAGAGGCAGCACAACATCGTCCATGCGAAGGAGCTCTACGAAGATCTCATCCGTCTCTACCCCACCAGCCCGCAGGCAGAAATCGCCCGAGCCCGTCTGACTTCGCTCAGTCAGGGCCAATAG
- a CDS encoding LEA type 2 family protein, which produces MVDPKWMFMYDAVMLLQWAKIAGLTSFLAVSGCASWFQKGEPPDVLVTNVTPLESSALEQRLQVDLSIRNPNDFDLHVTGIDFKLDMNGKRLARGLSNKELTVPRLGDAVLSVETSASTFDIVRQVFRASQKQELSYSISGELHSQDGRLPFESSGTLFEKGQFSGSPSP; this is translated from the coding sequence ATGGTCGATCCGAAATGGATGTTCATGTATGATGCCGTCATGTTGCTTCAATGGGCCAAGATCGCAGGATTAACCTCCTTCCTTGCCGTGTCCGGATGCGCCTCGTGGTTTCAGAAAGGTGAGCCGCCTGACGTGCTGGTCACCAATGTGACCCCGTTGGAGTCCTCGGCATTGGAGCAGCGGCTGCAGGTTGATCTAAGCATCCGTAATCCCAACGACTTCGACCTTCACGTGACTGGAATCGATTTCAAGCTCGACATGAACGGGAAGCGCCTCGCCCGCGGACTGAGTAATAAAGAATTGACGGTGCCTCGCCTCGGTGACGCCGTCCTCTCGGTGGAGACCAGCGCTTCTACTTTCGACATCGTCCGTCAGGTTTTCAGGGCGTCGCAGAAACAGGAACTCTCCTACAGCATCTCCGGGGAGCTCCACAGCCAGGACGGTCGTCTTCCCTTCGAGAGCAGCGGCACGCTCTTCGAAAAGGGCCAATTCTCAGGATCGCCTTCTCCTTGA
- a CDS encoding aldehyde dehydrogenase family protein produces MASPALPSSTKTLRYQLFIDGKWVDARSGKTFTTPNPSTGASLAEVAEGDAADIDNAVRAARKAYEGVWHNVSARDRGRMLYKLAQLIERDARRLAELETADNGKPIREATYIDLPQVVETFEYFAGWATKIEGATIPLPGMMFNYTLREPVGVCGQIIPWNFPLLMCAWKLAPALAAGNTCVLKPAEQTPITAMELAKLIQEAGFPDGVVNIVPGYGETAGAALASHSGVDKIAFTGSTEVGKLIAHAAANNLAKVSLELGGKAPNIIFADADLDQAVDGAMMGIFFNQGQVCCAGSRLFVADAVRDSFLDRFRAKAQRLKVGDPLQPDTQMGPQVSEEQLNRIQNYVAIGQREGATVLTGGKPPRLSGALERGYFFQPTILVDVQNQMRVAQEEIFGPVTAVLPFKDEEDLIRQANDTIYGLSAGIWTRDLGRAHRFAKAVHAGTVWINTYNMIHPASPFGGYKQSGYGRELGKHALDLYTQVKSVWVDLSDKPIGWFAA; encoded by the coding sequence ATGGCGTCTCCGGCTCTCCCTAGTTCAACCAAGACTCTCCGCTATCAGCTGTTCATCGATGGGAAGTGGGTTGATGCTCGATCGGGCAAAACATTCACCACGCCAAATCCATCGACCGGTGCATCACTCGCCGAGGTCGCAGAAGGCGACGCGGCCGATATCGATAACGCCGTGCGCGCCGCTCGCAAAGCCTATGAAGGTGTCTGGCACAACGTGAGCGCGCGCGATCGTGGACGTATGCTGTACAAGCTGGCTCAGTTGATCGAGCGCGACGCGCGACGATTGGCCGAATTGGAGACGGCTGATAACGGCAAACCGATTCGCGAGGCAACTTACATCGATCTCCCCCAAGTCGTCGAGACATTCGAATATTTTGCCGGCTGGGCCACGAAAATCGAAGGGGCGACGATTCCGCTCCCCGGAATGATGTTCAATTACACGCTCCGGGAGCCGGTCGGCGTGTGCGGCCAGATCATTCCCTGGAATTTTCCGTTGCTGATGTGCGCCTGGAAGCTTGCGCCTGCCCTGGCCGCGGGCAATACGTGCGTGCTCAAACCCGCGGAGCAAACGCCCATCACGGCCATGGAGTTAGCCAAACTCATCCAAGAAGCCGGATTCCCAGACGGTGTAGTCAATATTGTACCCGGTTACGGTGAAACGGCAGGAGCGGCACTGGCCTCCCATTCAGGCGTGGACAAGATCGCGTTCACCGGTTCGACGGAAGTCGGGAAATTGATCGCCCATGCAGCCGCCAACAACCTGGCGAAGGTCTCGCTGGAACTTGGCGGCAAAGCTCCGAACATCATTTTTGCAGACGCCGATCTGGATCAGGCCGTTGACGGCGCGATGATGGGGATCTTCTTCAATCAAGGCCAAGTTTGTTGTGCCGGCTCGCGTCTCTTCGTCGCGGACGCAGTGCGAGACTCATTCCTCGATCGGTTCCGAGCGAAAGCACAACGCCTCAAAGTCGGCGATCCTCTGCAGCCCGACACACAGATGGGACCGCAAGTGTCCGAGGAGCAGCTGAATCGGATTCAAAACTATGTCGCGATTGGCCAGCGGGAGGGGGCAACCGTGCTCACCGGCGGGAAACCGCCTCGCCTTTCCGGTGCGCTTGAACGGGGATATTTTTTTCAGCCCACGATCCTCGTCGACGTGCAGAATCAGATGCGTGTGGCTCAGGAAGAAATCTTCGGGCCAGTCACGGCGGTTCTTCCGTTCAAAGACGAAGAGGATCTGATCCGACAGGCCAACGACACCATCTACGGCCTGTCAGCCGGAATCTGGACCAGAGATCTCGGGCGGGCTCATCGGTTCGCGAAGGCAGTGCATGCCGGAACGGTCTGGATCAACACGTACAACATGATCCATCCGGCTTCTCCGTTCGGTGGGTACAAACAATCCGGTTACGGGCGAGAACTCGGCAAGCATGCGCTCGACCTGTATACGCAGGTCAAGAGCGTGTGGGTCGACCTCTCGGATAAGCCGATCGGCTGGTTTGCGGCGTAA
- the ettA gene encoding energy-dependent translational throttle protein EttA translates to MATTNDKQVIFSLVNVGKVYPPKKQVLREIYLGFYYGAKIGVLGLNGSGKSSLLKIIAGSDPNYTGEITRSKGYSVGLLDQEPQLDANKTVKEIVEEGKKELVALLHEYEAVSNKIGEADPDEMEKLLDKQAQLQEKVEAANGWELENELEIAMDALRCPPADQKIGTLSGGEKRRVALCRLLIQEPDILLLDEPTNHLDAESVQWLEQHLQHYKGTVIAVTHDRYFLDNVAGWILELDRGHGIPFRGNYTSWLEQKQERLEKEEKAESKRRKTLEHELEWIRMSPKARQSKGKARVNRYEELVNQKQEQRTDDLEIYIPPGPRLGDVVVETKGISKAYDDKVLFENVNFNLPKGGIVGVIGPNGAGKTTLFKMIIGKDKPDAGSIKIGETVKLGYVDQDRSLDGNKTVYEVISDGQETVKLGKVDVNARGYCARFNFAGTDQQKKVKDLSGGERNRVHLARMLKEGANLIILDEPTNDLDVNTLRALEEGLENFAGCAVISSHDRWFLDRIATHILAFEGDSKVVWFEGNYSDYEADRKKRLGKEAERPHRIRYRRLTRS, encoded by the coding sequence ATGGCAACCACAAACGATAAACAAGTCATTTTTTCACTCGTCAATGTCGGCAAAGTCTATCCACCGAAGAAACAGGTACTCCGGGAGATTTATCTCGGCTTTTACTACGGCGCCAAGATCGGTGTGCTGGGGTTAAACGGATCGGGGAAGAGCAGTCTGCTCAAGATCATCGCCGGGTCAGATCCGAACTACACCGGCGAGATTACGAGATCGAAGGGCTATTCGGTCGGCCTGCTCGACCAAGAACCGCAGCTCGATGCGAACAAGACGGTGAAAGAAATAGTCGAAGAAGGCAAGAAGGAACTTGTGGCGCTCTTGCACGAATACGAAGCCGTCAGTAACAAGATCGGCGAAGCGGATCCCGACGAGATGGAGAAGCTTCTCGACAAACAGGCGCAACTCCAGGAGAAAGTCGAAGCGGCCAATGGATGGGAACTGGAAAACGAATTAGAGATCGCGATGGATGCGCTGCGCTGTCCCCCGGCGGATCAGAAAATCGGGACGCTTTCCGGCGGCGAAAAACGCCGTGTGGCGCTCTGTCGTCTCCTGATTCAGGAGCCTGACATTCTACTGCTCGACGAGCCGACCAATCACTTGGACGCCGAATCGGTCCAGTGGCTTGAACAGCACCTGCAGCATTACAAAGGGACCGTGATCGCGGTCACGCACGACCGGTATTTTCTCGACAACGTGGCCGGATGGATTCTTGAACTCGATCGTGGCCACGGCATCCCGTTTCGAGGCAACTACACCTCCTGGTTGGAACAGAAGCAGGAGCGGCTCGAGAAGGAGGAAAAAGCGGAATCCAAGCGACGTAAAACGCTCGAACACGAACTGGAATGGATCCGCATGTCGCCAAAGGCTCGACAATCGAAGGGTAAGGCTCGAGTGAATCGCTACGAAGAACTCGTGAACCAGAAACAAGAGCAGCGGACCGACGACCTGGAAATCTATATTCCTCCGGGACCCCGACTGGGCGATGTGGTCGTGGAGACGAAGGGGATCAGTAAGGCTTACGACGACAAGGTACTCTTCGAAAACGTGAACTTTAACCTGCCGAAGGGCGGGATTGTAGGAGTGATCGGCCCGAACGGCGCCGGGAAGACGACCCTCTTTAAGATGATCATCGGGAAAGACAAGCCTGATGCCGGTTCAATCAAGATCGGCGAAACGGTCAAGCTCGGCTACGTCGATCAGGATCGGAGCCTGGACGGCAACAAGACCGTCTACGAGGTGATTTCAGACGGGCAAGAAACCGTGAAGTTGGGTAAGGTCGATGTCAACGCCCGCGGGTACTGCGCGCGGTTTAACTTCGCCGGGACGGATCAGCAAAAGAAAGTCAAAGACCTTTCAGGCGGTGAACGTAATCGCGTGCACCTCGCCCGGATGCTGAAAGAAGGGGCGAACCTCATCATCCTTGATGAGCCGACCAACGATCTCGACGTCAACACCCTGCGCGCCTTGGAGGAGGGACTCGAGAATTTCGCCGGCTGCGCCGTCATCAGCAGTCACGACCGATGGTTCCTCGACCGGATCGCAACCCATATTCTGGCTTTTGAAGGCGACAGTAAGGTCGTCTGGTTCGAAGGAAACTATAGCGACTACGAAGCAGACCGCAAGAAACGACTCGGTAAAGAAGCCGAACGGCCACACCGCATCCGGTATCGGAGGCTGACGCGCAGCTGA
- a CDS encoding YdiU family protein produces MAGRSLETLSFDNTYSRLPEAFYAKLNPTPFGSPPYLVHANRAAARLIDLDPDQFTRPEFAGVFGGSLLAPGMEPLAMIYSGHQFGVYVPQLGDGRAILLGEVKNERGERWDLQLKGAGLTPFSRDGDGRAVLRSTIREYLCCEAMHGLGIPSTRALCIVGSDEKVYREQVETGAMLVRMALSHVRFGTFEIFYYRKQYEHLKVLADYVVANHYPHLVSASNKYARFFGEITERTAKLIAQWQAVGWAHGVMNTDNMSINGITLDYGPFGFMDDYDPGFICNHSDHNGRYAFNQQPFIGLWNLSCLAQALLPLAPKEELKATLDRYTPIHQDHYLELMRTKLGLEAARPEDESLVTDLLLLMAQSQADYTNVFRALGDFRSASGELNEGLRDYFVDRGAFDGWAARYRARLQDQAGTDAERSERMNRVNPKYVLRNYLAQQAIEKAQQKDFSEIDRLVTLLHLPYSDQPGMEAYAAPPPNWGKHLAVSCSS; encoded by the coding sequence ATGGCCGGACGTTCGCTGGAAACTCTTTCTTTCGACAACACCTACTCCCGTTTACCCGAAGCGTTTTACGCCAAGCTGAACCCGACCCCGTTCGGCTCTCCACCGTATCTGGTTCATGCCAATCGTGCCGCGGCGCGGCTGATCGACCTCGACCCTGACCAATTCACTCGCCCTGAGTTTGCCGGTGTATTCGGAGGCAGCCTCCTGGCGCCGGGCATGGAGCCGCTCGCGATGATCTACTCCGGCCATCAATTTGGCGTCTATGTTCCTCAACTTGGCGACGGTCGTGCGATTCTACTGGGTGAGGTCAAGAATGAGCGAGGCGAGCGGTGGGATCTGCAACTCAAGGGAGCAGGCCTCACTCCCTTTTCGCGCGATGGCGACGGGCGTGCCGTCCTGCGTTCGACGATCCGGGAATATCTCTGCTGTGAGGCGATGCACGGGCTGGGTATTCCATCGACGAGGGCGCTCTGTATCGTCGGGAGCGATGAGAAAGTCTACCGGGAACAGGTCGAAACCGGCGCGATGCTGGTGCGCATGGCTCTGTCCCACGTTCGGTTCGGCACGTTTGAGATCTTTTACTATCGGAAACAGTACGAACATCTTAAGGTCCTCGCCGACTATGTCGTTGCGAATCACTATCCCCACCTCGTCAGTGCGAGCAACAAATACGCACGCTTCTTTGGGGAAATCACAGAACGGACCGCGAAACTGATCGCTCAGTGGCAGGCGGTCGGGTGGGCGCACGGCGTGATGAACACCGACAATATGTCGATCAATGGGATCACGCTGGACTATGGTCCCTTTGGGTTCATGGACGATTACGATCCGGGCTTTATCTGCAACCACTCAGATCACAATGGCCGCTATGCCTTTAACCAACAGCCCTTCATCGGCTTGTGGAATCTCAGCTGTCTCGCCCAGGCCCTCTTGCCGCTGGCCCCGAAGGAGGAGCTGAAGGCCACGTTGGATCGCTATACGCCGATTCACCAGGACCATTATTTGGAACTCATGCGCACCAAGTTGGGCCTCGAAGCTGCGCGGCCGGAGGATGAATCGCTCGTGACCGATCTCTTGCTTCTCATGGCTCAAAGTCAGGCGGATTATACGAACGTTTTCCGAGCACTGGGCGATTTTCGTTCAGCGTCGGGAGAGCTGAACGAAGGGTTGCGCGATTATTTTGTGGATCGAGGTGCGTTCGACGGCTGGGCTGCTCGCTACCGCGCTCGCCTGCAGGACCAGGCTGGTACCGACGCTGAACGGAGCGAGCGGATGAACCGAGTCAATCCTAAGTATGTCCTGCGCAACTATCTGGCCCAGCAGGCGATCGAGAAGGCGCAACAGAAGGATTTCTCCGAGATCGATCGCTTGGTCACTCTGCTGCACCTTCCCTACAGCGACCAGCCCGGAATGGAAGCCTACGCGGCTCCTCCTCCCAACTGGGGCAAGCATCTCGCGGTCAGTTGCTCCTCATAG
- a CDS encoding TldD/PmbA family protein — MSVAARTWPKMTGRDEFQFLADLVLKRSMGDHTVVRLHDQHGGTTRFANNQIVQNVDTRRGLLSVTVAFERQQGTASTTDFTAGAIQDTLTRAEHIARLSPDDPEYLPPVDQPEYLNVPTTRPETVAAGPARRLEYVNEAIGQCRMENLHAAGIVSSSTAAIGIAASTGLFAHEERTEARFGLTVQAGDATGWASAAHRSIDHLKVQERTLAAIGKAKRGGEPRELSPGRYKVILEPAAVAGLWTWLLWMLDAKSYEKGTSPVAGKLGRSIVDKRLSLKNLPKHADLLGVSFTSDGLPSTESMWVERGELKQLSYDRYTAKTHDIHTIPTLDAPCLAAEEAEATNVRDLIKKTQRAILVTNFWYIRTVNATDLTLTGMTRDGTFLVENGEIVSAVKNFRFHDSPLRVFNRLDACTGPAEAVTSETGKLLVPAMMLDDFHFSSVTKF, encoded by the coding sequence ATGAGTGTCGCCGCCAGGACCTGGCCGAAGATGACCGGTCGCGACGAATTCCAGTTTCTCGCCGACTTGGTGCTGAAACGGTCGATGGGCGACCATACCGTCGTGCGCCTGCACGACCAGCATGGGGGGACAACCCGCTTCGCCAACAACCAGATCGTGCAGAACGTCGATACTAGGCGGGGCTTGCTCAGTGTAACCGTCGCATTTGAACGGCAGCAGGGTACGGCGAGTACGACAGATTTTACGGCCGGCGCAATCCAGGACACGCTCACCCGCGCCGAGCACATTGCTCGCCTGTCACCCGACGATCCTGAATATCTTCCTCCGGTGGACCAGCCCGAGTATCTGAACGTTCCCACGACTCGTCCGGAGACGGTCGCAGCCGGACCGGCTCGCCGCCTCGAGTATGTCAACGAAGCCATTGGTCAGTGTCGAATGGAAAATCTCCATGCGGCCGGAATTGTGTCATCGTCGACCGCGGCCATCGGGATTGCGGCCAGCACGGGCCTCTTTGCTCACGAGGAACGGACCGAGGCGCGATTTGGCCTCACCGTACAGGCGGGCGACGCGACGGGCTGGGCTTCGGCGGCGCACCGGTCGATCGATCATTTGAAAGTCCAGGAACGGACACTCGCCGCGATCGGTAAGGCCAAGCGAGGAGGGGAGCCGAGGGAACTCTCTCCCGGTCGCTACAAAGTGATTCTTGAACCGGCTGCAGTGGCGGGGCTCTGGACTTGGCTGCTGTGGATGCTTGATGCCAAATCCTATGAGAAAGGAACGAGTCCCGTTGCAGGCAAGCTGGGGCGATCGATCGTCGACAAGCGGTTAAGCCTGAAGAATCTCCCGAAGCACGCCGATCTCCTGGGAGTGAGTTTTACGAGCGATGGATTACCCTCCACCGAATCTATGTGGGTCGAGCGGGGAGAGTTGAAGCAACTCTCCTACGATCGCTACACGGCCAAGACCCACGACATTCACACGATTCCGACATTGGACGCACCGTGCCTTGCCGCGGAAGAGGCGGAAGCAACCAATGTCCGGGATCTCATTAAGAAGACACAGCGCGCGATTCTCGTGACGAACTTTTGGTACATTCGCACGGTGAACGCGACGGATCTCACGTTGACCGGCATGACTCGAGACGGCACCTTTCTTGTGGAGAACGGCGAAATTGTCTCGGCAGTGAAGAACTTCCGCTTTCACGATAGTCCCTTGCGCGTCTTCAACCGACTGGACGCCTGTACCGGTCCGGCCGAGGCGGTCACTTCCGAGACGGGCAAGTTGCTGGTGCCCGCCATGATGCTCGACGATTTTCACTTCTCCAGCGTGACGAAGTTTTAG
- the msrA gene encoding peptide-methionine (S)-S-oxide reductase MsrA, translating to MKYVRRFSAMWSGAMIIVIVALLNVLSHSVVESGETARAYFAGGCFWCMEEAFEKVDGVIAVVSGYMGGTLQSPSYEEVSAGRTGHAESVEVLYDPSKVTYNQLLEAFWRNVDPITTNAQFCDHGTQYRAVIFYQNDQEKRFAEESKQAIEQSKRFSQPILTQIVMASQFYAAEEYHQDFYKKNPIRYKFYKYNCGRAQRLDELWGKPK from the coding sequence ATGAAATATGTCCGGCGGTTTAGTGCCATGTGGTCGGGAGCAATGATTATTGTGATCGTCGCACTCTTGAACGTCCTATCCCATTCCGTCGTCGAATCGGGAGAGACGGCTAGGGCCTACTTCGCCGGCGGCTGCTTTTGGTGTATGGAGGAGGCCTTCGAAAAGGTGGACGGGGTGATTGCAGTCGTCTCCGGCTATATGGGAGGGACCCTCCAGAGTCCCAGTTATGAAGAAGTGTCTGCGGGTCGGACCGGGCACGCGGAATCGGTCGAGGTGCTCTACGACCCGTCGAAAGTGACGTACAACCAACTCCTAGAAGCGTTCTGGCGAAACGTGGATCCAATCACCACAAACGCACAGTTCTGCGATCATGGCACGCAGTATCGCGCGGTGATCTTTTATCAGAATGACCAAGAAAAGCGGTTCGCCGAGGAATCCAAGCAGGCCATCGAACAATCAAAACGGTTCAGTCAGCCGATTCTGACTCAAATCGTGATGGCATCGCAATTCTATGCCGCCGAGGAGTATCACCAGGATTTCTACAAGAAAAACCCCATCCGCTACAAGTTCTACAAATACAACTGTGGCCGCGCCCAACGGCTCGATGAGTTGTGGGGAAAGCCGAAGTGA
- a CDS encoding TldD/PmbA family protein — protein MPATGWEQLAELALARITASGAEYGDIRLLDSTVQTIAGEDRRIAAVRESSDRGFGVRVLYHGGWGFAASSVCSLEEVPRVTDLAVEIARGSASLAIEKVKLADEPVHRDQVVTARRIDPFAVSTDKKTDLLLETMEVLQQQAGVVRSSASLWACRDRKLFVSTEGTHLEFDLLALNGEMTATASRHGRFATRSYTAPHLRTGYELIEDTRFLTEAPRVAAQAVEKVNAPAIDPGSYDLVLDPEHLSLTMHESCGHPSELDRALGYEANYAGTSFLTTEKRGSFRYGSSHVNLVADNTEATTLAATGYDDDGVACQRWDIVREGIFVGYCTNREVALKIGESRSRGSNRADGWSSVPMVRIANIGLEPGIGSLDDLIVDVKRGIYIEGHGSYSIDQRRYNFQFGGDAFWLIERGKRTHMVRDVVYHGITPEFWSKCDGVADRRHRRLFGFITCGKGQPGQSGWMTHAASPARFRAIGVIKGGGS, from the coding sequence ATGCCTGCCACCGGTTGGGAACAACTTGCCGAACTCGCCCTCGCGCGCATCACGGCCTCCGGTGCGGAATACGGAGACATTCGCCTTCTCGACAGCACGGTTCAAACCATCGCAGGCGAAGACCGTCGGATCGCTGCCGTGCGCGAGTCGAGCGATCGCGGCTTCGGCGTCCGGGTGCTTTACCACGGTGGATGGGGGTTTGCCGCCAGTTCGGTCTGCTCGCTGGAGGAAGTGCCGCGTGTCACCGACCTTGCGGTCGAGATCGCCAGAGGATCGGCCTCGTTGGCCATCGAGAAGGTGAAGCTCGCCGATGAGCCGGTCCACCGCGATCAGGTGGTGACGGCTAGACGGATCGACCCCTTTGCGGTGTCTACGGACAAGAAGACGGATCTTCTGTTGGAGACGATGGAGGTGCTGCAACAACAGGCGGGCGTGGTTCGGAGCTCAGCCAGCCTCTGGGCCTGTCGGGACCGCAAACTCTTCGTTTCCACTGAAGGCACCCATCTGGAGTTCGACCTGCTGGCTCTTAACGGAGAAATGACGGCCACAGCGAGCCGACACGGACGGTTCGCGACGCGGAGTTATACCGCGCCCCATCTCAGAACCGGTTACGAACTCATCGAGGACACGCGCTTCTTAACCGAAGCTCCCCGAGTTGCCGCCCAAGCGGTCGAAAAAGTGAACGCCCCGGCGATCGACCCTGGTTCCTATGATCTCGTCCTCGATCCCGAGCACCTTTCACTTACAATGCATGAATCATGCGGTCATCCGAGCGAACTGGATCGTGCATTGGGATATGAAGCCAACTATGCTGGCACGAGTTTTCTCACGACCGAGAAGCGAGGGAGCTTTCGGTATGGGTCTTCACACGTAAATCTGGTGGCGGACAACACGGAGGCGACCACATTGGCGGCGACCGGCTACGACGACGACGGAGTGGCGTGTCAACGGTGGGATATTGTTCGCGAAGGGATCTTCGTCGGATACTGCACCAATCGCGAAGTGGCACTGAAGATCGGCGAGTCTCGTTCGCGCGGGTCAAACCGCGCCGATGGTTGGAGCAGCGTGCCGATGGTCCGTATCGCCAACATCGGGTTAGAGCCTGGTATCGGATCCCTCGATGATCTGATCGTCGACGTCAAAAGGGGGATTTACATCGAAGGGCATGGGTCGTACAGCATCGACCAGCGACGCTACAACTTTCAGTTCGGCGGCGATGCGTTCTGGCTCATTGAGCGTGGGAAGCGGACCCACATGGTCCGGGATGTTGTCTATCACGGGATTACGCCTGAGTTTTGGAGCAAGTGCGACGGAGTTGCGGACCGGAGACATCGCCGTCTTTTCGGGTTTATTACGTGTGGCAAAGGTCAGCCGGGTCAATCGGGCTGGATGACCCATGCGGCTTCTCCTGCACGATTTCGGGCGATCGGCGTAATCAAGGGAGGTGGGAGCTGA
- a CDS encoding DUF1295 domain-containing protein — protein MTSHDPLTLIGTAFVMMTGVMLLLWMVQLHGRNASLADVGWCIGLVAVTTWYGTAAFGDPGRRGLVMAMIGVYGLRLGSYILLNRVIGKTEDPRYQYMRRWLGSREHLGVFAYFLLQAPAVVLFSLPPLTVMQNPRPTFSLWELAGVLVWLVAVVGEATADWQLAHFRQKAWNKNRVCRDGLWYYSRHPNYFFEWLQWWAYVLMAVGTPGWLLTWIGPVVMGMALVRLTGIPLAERQALAARGEDYRAYQRTTNAFVPWFPKRQ, from the coding sequence ATGACCTCACACGATCCCCTGACCCTGATCGGCACAGCTTTCGTAATGATGACAGGGGTGATGCTCCTGTTGTGGATGGTGCAGCTGCATGGTCGGAATGCCTCACTGGCCGATGTGGGGTGGTGCATTGGGCTTGTCGCTGTCACGACCTGGTACGGCACTGCCGCCTTCGGCGATCCCGGACGCCGCGGTCTCGTCATGGCGATGATCGGAGTCTACGGTCTGCGCCTTGGTTCCTACATTTTGCTCAATCGGGTCATCGGCAAGACGGAAGATCCGCGGTACCAATACATGCGTCGATGGCTGGGCAGTCGGGAGCACCTGGGGGTGTTCGCCTACTTTCTGCTCCAGGCTCCGGCCGTAGTGCTGTTCTCTCTCCCGCCCTTGACCGTCATGCAGAACCCACGGCCCACGTTCAGCCTGTGGGAGCTCGCTGGTGTGCTGGTCTGGCTTGTAGCAGTGGTCGGGGAGGCCACGGCAGACTGGCAGCTCGCACACTTTCGCCAGAAGGCGTGGAACAAAAACCGGGTGTGCCGCGACGGCCTCTGGTACTACTCCCGTCACCCCAACTACTTTTTCGAATGGCTGCAGTGGTGGGCCTATGTGCTGATGGCAGTCGGCACGCCGGGATGGTTACTGACGTGGATCGGACCTGTTGTCATGGGAATGGCGCTGGTACGACTGACTGGTATTCCGTTGGCTGAACGTCAGGCGCTGGCCGCGCGCGGGGAGGACTATCGAGCCTACCAGCGCACGACGAATGCGTTCGTTCCCTGGTTTCCGAAACGGCAGTGA
- a CDS encoding DUF2294 domain-containing protein, protein MENAIRNAIIKFEQEFMGRGPDDVRAFIVRDVVVVRLKGVLTPAERQLAKTTEGVEMVKRLRQNLIAQGRDKLCEQVSEITGAKILGVFTDIDVQLGERVFVFTVDRDLKNGGR, encoded by the coding sequence ATGGAAAACGCGATTCGCAACGCGATTATCAAGTTCGAGCAGGAATTCATGGGACGAGGTCCCGACGATGTCCGGGCCTTTATCGTCCGTGATGTGGTCGTCGTGCGGCTCAAAGGGGTGCTCACGCCGGCCGAACGTCAGTTGGCGAAGACCACAGAAGGTGTCGAAATGGTCAAGCGTCTACGCCAGAATTTGATCGCGCAAGGACGGGATAAACTCTGCGAACAGGTGAGCGAGATCACGGGCGCCAAGATCCTGGGGGTCTTCACCGACATCGACGTGCAGCTCGGGGAACGGGTCTTTGTTTTTACGGTGGATCGGGACCTCAAGAATGGCGGACGCTAG